In the Helianthus annuus cultivar XRQ/B chromosome 11, HanXRQr2.0-SUNRISE, whole genome shotgun sequence genome, one interval contains:
- the LOC110888820 gene encoding dehydrin HIRD11-like — MAGIMNKIGDALHIGGNKSDDKKHESDHKYDDKKHEGDQSKSEHKEGIIDKIKDKIHGEDGGSKEHSGEGEKKKKDKKEKKKKKEGDHHDGGSSSSSDSD, encoded by the coding sequence ATGGCCGGAATCATGAACAAGATCGGAGACGCACTCCACATCGGCGGCAACAAATCCGACGACAAGAAGCACGAATCTGATCACAAATACGATGACAAGAAGCACGAAGGTGATCAATCGAAGTCTGAGCACAAGGAAGGGATAATTGATAAGATAAAGGATAAGATCCACGGAGAAGATGGAGGAAGCAAGGAACACAGCGGTGAAggtgagaagaagaagaaggataagaaggagaagaagaagaagaaggaaggCGATCATCACGACGGCGGTAGCAGCAGCAGCAGCGACAGCGATTAG